The nucleotide sequence ATTCAAGTTTTGTACATGGTTACGTTGTCTCGGTTCAATCATGATCATCATCGTCCTATGCCTTGTTGGTGTCACCTATTATGTCGTTGTTGTTGCTAATTACGGCCCTACCCTCCTTCTCCATGGTTCCATAACCGCTTTCCTTATCCTTTTCCTCTTTCATGCATTGGTATATGATTCAATTGTTATTGTCCATTCTAAAACCGAtccaataattttatatataattatatggTAGAATAGTAAATTGTGATTTAACTAAGGGGTACGAATATGATGATATGTAATTATTTCAGTAAGTTCATTGCGTGTGTAGCTGGCGATGGTGTTATGGAGCTACTTCTCTGTTGTATTTACGGACCCTGGACATGTGCCTTTGAATTGGACCCCTAAATTTGATGAGGAAAAAGGTAGTGATGATCATGCAGATTTATTGCCGGAATCTGCAGTAGATGCTGGTGGCCAAACACAACATTGTAAAATACGGTATTGTCGAAAGTGTAACCACTTCAAACCTCCTCGTTGCCATCACTGTTCTGTTTGtgagtttttttattttgtaattatataTATCACCTTATTATGTATGCTGTCTTGTTActgtatttattattaataatgacGTTGGTTTTAGGTGGGAGGTGCATTCTAAAGATGGACCACCATTGCATTTGGGTTGTAAACTGTGTGGGTGCATTCAACtataaatattttcttctttttgtggTATGCAACCTTGCCTTAGAATTTGGAAAGTAAATTAAACTACTTCATCTAAATACTATATATACATGTTAATTGTTAGGGTAGAAaatgtattaaaaatatttattttgcaTGATTGATATGACAGATTATCAACAATAGAGAAAGTCTAGAGGacaacacttttattaaaatttagtctgcacttaactaataaaaaaaagtgaGTAATTTTATATCATTGAATAAAatatcacaccattaaaaatattaatgatagCTAATTAAtgattacaaatcacaaaatttactGGCGGTCTAGTACTCTTCATCAACAATATTACATACCCAACAAATATTATCATTTTAGATGAATATTTAGCCAACAATAATTTatactaatatttataaaaatttataaacatAAAATACATAAAATTTATATACGAATTAACATAActtgtatttatatttattaaaatttgtatatataaattaataaaatttatttattaaaaataatttaaaatttgtactAACTATTGATGATCAAAATTACTAAAAATGATTGGCTCTAAGATTTTTTGATTGATTATTTTGGGTGTTTAATTTATCacttcaattatatttttttaagaaaggaGTGTAGTACTAGAAGAAAATTAAGATTAGTAATGCCTTTGCTATCACATTTTTCCCAAACAGCTTTACACATTTTTTGGGACAACACTTGTCACGGTCTCATTATTACCATATTTTTTGATATTCTTCACTGATGAAGAGATTTCTGGGTCGGCAACAACAATTATTCTATCTTTTGTTACATTTGGTAAGTAGTTGAGATATACATGATATAATANNNNNNNNNNNNNNNNNNNNNNNNNNNNNNNNNNNNNNNNNNNNNNNNNNNNNNNNNNNNNNNNNNNNNNNNNNNNNNNNNNNNNNNNNNNNNNNNNNNNNNNNNNNNNNNNNNNNNNNNNNNNNNNNNNNNNNNNNNNNNNNNNNNNNNNNNNNNNNNNNNNNNNNNNNNNNNNNNNNNNNNNNNNNNNNNNNNNNNNNNNNNNNNNNNNNNNNNNNNNNNNNNNNNNNNNNNNNNNNNNNNNNNNNNNNNNNNNNNNNNNNNNNNNNNNNNNNNNNNNNNNNNNNNNNNNNNNNNNNNNNNNNNNNNNNNNNNNNNNNNNNNNNNNNNNNNNNNNNNNNNNNNNNNNNNNNNNNNNNNNNNNNNNNNNNNNNNNNNNNNNNNNNNNNNNNNNNNNNNNNNNNNNNNNNNNNNNNNNNNNNNNNNNNNNNNNNNNNNNNNNNNNNNNNNNNNNNNNNNNNNNNNNNNNNNNNNNNNNNNNNNNNNNNNNNNNNNNNNNNNNNNNNNNNNNNNNNNNNNNNNNNNNNNNNNNNNNNNNNNNNNNNNNNNNNNNNNNNNNNNNNNNNNNNNNNNNNNNNNNNNNNNNNNNNNNNNNNNNNNNNNNNNNNNNNNNNNNNNNNNNNNNNNNNNNNNNNNNNNNNNNNNNNNNNNNNNNNNNNNNNNNNNNNNNNNNNNNNNNNNNNNNNNNNNNNNNNNNNNNNNNNNNNNNNNNNNNNNNNNNNNNNNNNNNNNNNNNNNNNNNNNNNNNNNNNNNNNNNNNNNNNNNNNNNNNNNNNNNNNNNNNNNNNNNNNNNNNNNNNNNNNNNNNNNNNNNNNNNNNNNNNNNNNNNNNNNNNNNNNNNNNNNNNNNNNNNNNNNNNNNNNNNNNNNNNNNNNNNNNNNNNNNNNNNNNNNNNNNNNNNNNNNNNNNNNNNNNNNNNNNNNNNNNNNNNNNNNNNNNNNNNNNNNNNNNNNNNNNNNNNNNNNNNNNNNNNNNNNNNNNNNNNNNNNNNNNNNNNNNNNNNNNNNNNNNNNNNNNNNNNNNNNNNNNNNNNNNNNNNNNNTACATTGTTGTTCTATATATGAATGCAGTTTTGAACTTGGCTTTTGCAATCAGCCTTTTAGGCTTTATGATTTTGCATATTATACTTGTCATTGCTAATACTACTACCGTTGAGGTAACTACATActttttctcaaaattttatcTGTTCATTTAGATATATACCTTTAGTACTTTATCTTCTAATTGGTAATTTAATTATGAAAACTTTTGAAAATGAATCCACCAGCAGGGATTTGAGAAAAAATCTACTCCCAAATGGCATTATGACCTAGGTTGGAAGAAAAATTTTGAACAGGTAATAATTAACAACACATGTTTCCTTAATCATTACAATTTGTTTATAAGGCATCCTTATATTCTAATCAttattatcttatttaattttctttagCCTTCTAGGCATATTATATTTCGACTGATATATGTATAACAGTTAGGTCAAGGAACACATCACtcatcatttaatttgtttttatctttatttctatATCATTCAAACTTCTATAAATAGACATAAAAAATTGGGTTTAGAGTTTTTTTTTCTCGTGATTATTATGtgcaattttagttttcaaatccATTGCCATAATTTTCTAATAGTatccaaagaaaataaaatatatcatt is from Arachis ipaensis cultivar K30076 chromosome B01, Araip1.1, whole genome shotgun sequence and encodes:
- the LOC107607114 gene encoding probable protein S-acyltransferase 14, whose translation is MDNTRSTKGGGGGGLMAWNVFKFCTWLRCLGSIMIIIVLCLVGVTYYVVVVANYGPTLLLHGSITAFLILFLFHALLAMVLWSYFSVVFTDPGHVPLNWTPKFDEEKGSDDHADLLPESAVDAGGQTQHCKIRYCRKCNHFKPPRCHHCSVCGRCILKMDHHCIWVVNCVGAFNYKYFLLFVLYTFFGTTLVTVSLLPYFLIFFTDEEISGSATTIILSFVTFVLNLAFAISLLGFMILHIILVIANTTTVEGFEKKSTPKWHYDLGWKKNFEQVFGTNKWYWFIPAYSKEDLRRMPELQGLEYPTQFDVESLQKL